The following proteins come from a genomic window of Asterias amurensis chromosome 15, ASM3211899v1:
- the LOC139948346 gene encoding uncharacterized protein, with amino-acid sequence MFLPATARLSRAALTSARYLSPIVSPSLTAATSPFQTSFKIRCLSSTSSSTMAESCIPVKKRRTEITESGPMAENDFKSRGLFLNVKQNLTVGGPGPDRLKAVAGLLSKASVKRMGEEAAGEADLLQYGNPYGDPLCRIELAKFLSDAYGMPVDCNDLLTTGGATQAMSFLLSYFFTAGDTIFVEDPTYFIHLGIFKDADMKAVPVPLQKDGIDTDTLEVKLKEMKAKSSWEPTAAHPFRAMLYVITVFQNPTTLCYSKAKCERIIELAREYDLLVVSDDIYNVLSWVPTGGDELGLAPPRLFSYDKKDDPGYKANVVSCGSFSKFMCPGVRLGWFETAPRIIDMMRKSSYLLSGGNFNTLASGIMGAALEMNLVQNHLAWLRKTYSASSRAMWKTLQAEMPEGVRVAEPQGGYFIWVELPEGADAAEVLKIAKEEFKVAFLPGQKASPSGKYANCMRLSFSFYLDSDLQEGAKGIAAATKKYLSK; translated from the exons ATGTTCTTGCCTGCAACTGCAAGACTTTCACGGGCAGCGTTAACCAGTGCCAGATATCTTTCCCCCATTGTTTCTCCCTCCCTGACAGCAGCAACATCTCCCTTCCAAACCTCCTTCAAGATACGCTGTTTGTCGTCAACGTCGTCGTCCACAATGGCAGAATCATGCATTCCCGTCAAGAAACGACGAACTGAAATCACGGAATCCGGTCCAATGGCGGAGAATGATTTCAAGTCGAGGGGTCTCTTCTTGAACGTGAAACAGAACTTAACCGTCGGTGGCCCAGGGCCGGACAGGCTCAAAGCAGTTGCTGGTCTTCTGTCCAAGGCCTCGGTGAAAAGGATG GGTGAAGAAGCAGCAGGTGAAGCAGATCTTTTACAGTACGGTAATCCTTACGGAGATCCACTTTGCCGCATCGAGTTAGCCAAGTTCCTGAGCGACGCGTATGGCATGCCGGTTGACTG CAATGATCTGTTGACGACGGGGGGAGCCACCCAGGCTATGTCCTTCCTACTCTCTTACTTCTTCACTGCCGGGGACACCATCTTCGTCGAGGACCCGACGTACTTTATCCATTTGGGTATCTTCAAAGATGCCGACATGAAAGCTGTGCCAG TACCGCTTCAAAAGGATGGGATCGACACAGACACACTGGAGGTTAAATTGAAAGAGATGAAAGCCAAGAGCAGTTGGGAACCGACCGCCGCACATCCATTCCGTGCCATGCTTTACGTCATAACTGTCTTCCAGAACCCTACCACACTGTGCTACTCCAAAG CTAAATGTGAACGTATCATCGAGCTGGCCAGGGAGTACGACCTTCTGGTTGTTTCTGATGACATCTACAATGTACTCTCGTGGGTGCCAACAGGCGGCGATGAGCTCGGCCTTGCCCCACCTCGACTCTTCTCATACGACAAGAAGGACGACCCAGGGTACAAAGCTAACGTCGTCTCCTGTGGCTCGTTCTCCAAGTTCATGTGCCCAGGTGTCCGCTTGGGCTGGTTCGAGACTGCTCCTCGCATCATTGATATGATGAGGAAAAG TTCATATCTGCTGAGTGGCGGTAACTTCAACACGTTGGCTTCAGGTATTATGGGTGCTGCATTGGAGATGAATCTGGTGCAGAATCATCTAGCTTGGCTCAGGAAAACTTACTCT GCGTCGTCACGGGCAATGTGGAAAACTCTGCAAGCAGAGATGCCAGAAGGGGTGCGTGTTGCAGAACCACAG GGTGGGTACTTCATCTGGGTGGAGCTTCCCGAAGGAGCTGACGCAGCTGAAGTCCTCAAGATTGCAAAGGAGGAGTTCAAAGTCGCCTTTCTGCCCGGTCAAAA AGCCTCACCGAGCGGTAAATACGCCAACTGCATGCGGTTGTCTTTCAGTTTCTACCTAGACAGCGACTTACAAGAGGGCGCTAAAGGCATCGCCGCGGCAACCAAGAAGTATCTCTCTAAATGA
- the LOC139948160 gene encoding PR domain zinc finger protein 12-like isoform X2: MPMPPQVSLCPSSLPGSAIGVFSTDWIKEGTEMGPYTGRIVRPHEVATDRDNQFMWEVFDEQGRLSHFVDASDETLQTWMCYVNCARNDQEQNLEVFQTGSDIYYRAVKTIPPDQELFVYYGSAYDLFMNSIPIGLASPEHKNNGSVKLAGSEDLASATDHQSNSAGRLHCVVCRRGFNSRSNLRSHMRIHTLDKPFVCKFCHRRFSQSSTLRNHVRLHTGEKPYRCNVCHSAYSQLAGLRAHQKSARHRPPAAPVNQQSQQPLTFHQPDHTTSKIPQS; the protein is encoded by the exons ATGCCAATGCCACCGCAGGTTTCCCTATGCCCCTCCTCGCTCCCCGGCTCGGCCATTGGCGTCTTCTCAACAGACTGGATCAAAGAGGGAACGGAAATGGGACCCTACACTGGACGTATAGTGCGCCCCCATGAGGTGGCTACCGACAGGGACAATCAGTTCATGTGGGag GTATTTGACGAGCAGGGGCGGCTGAGTCACTTCGTAGACGCGTCAGACGAGACGCTACAGACGTGGATGTGTTACGTCAATTGCGCCCGCAACGACCAGGAGCAAAATCTGGAAGTGTTTCAGACGGGATCCGACATTTACTACCGCGCCGTCAAG ACTATCCCGCCAGACCAGGAGCTGTTCGTCTACTACGGCAGTGCATACGATCTCTTCATGAATAGCATTCCAATCGGCCTGGCCTCACCAGAACACAAAAACAACGGCAGCGTCAAGCTAGCTGGCTCTG AGGATCTTGCTAGTGCCACCGACCATCAGTCTAACTCAGCCGGCCGTCTCCACTGTGTTGTTTGCCGTAGGGGGTTCAACTCCCGCAGTAACCTCCGGTCCCACATGCGAATCCACACACTGGATAAACCATTCGTGTGTAAGTTCTGTCATCGTAGATTCAGCCAGTCGTCCACACTTCGGAACCATGTCCGTCTGCACACAG gtgaGAAACCGTACCGATGTAACGTGTGCCACAGTGCTTACTCACAACTCGCCGGACTCAGGGCTCATCAGAAGAGCGCCCGGCACCGTCCCCCTGCCGCCCCAGTCAACCAGCAGTCCCAACAACCCCTGACATTCCACCAACCGGACCACACCACGTCCAAGATCCCACAGAGCTAA